In Cryptomeria japonica chromosome 5, Sugi_1.0, whole genome shotgun sequence, the genomic window AACTTGCACACAAAACCAAAAgtcttaaaattaataaaaataattctctattgatattttaaaatatttaagaatatatataaaatactCTAAGCAAATCATTACAATCTtatcttaaaaaatatttaaaaatattataaattaaatattaaattatatttacttataatttatttaaaagttttacaaataatctcatgtataatattatatttatataattatatataaaatatatctatctccctattcctcttcctatatatctctttatctctcctctatctccctatctatgtctatctttatctctccatctACCTCTTTATATCTCTTTATCTATTTTTCCCTCTCTTCTCTCACTATCTCTTCATCTCTACCTCATCTTCCTCTCTTTCCCACTATCTCTAGGCATgtctcctttctctctctctccctcttcctaaacACCTATATCTTTATCTCTTTTAGTATATCTCTGTCACtccatatttatttaattcttccTTAATCTCTATCTCGTTATTTctccatctctctacctctctatatatatgactttctacctctatctctctcttgATATATATCTCTTTCATCTATATATGTCCCCCCTCCTtcttcatctctatctctatctctatctctatctacttCCCAACACCCCCTCTATATATCTTTCTTTCTATCCCCCCTCCACCCCAACAACTTCccatcgctctctctctctctctctctcttttgcaaaCAAGTCAATTGGTAATGGATCTTCATTATCTTCTTGATTTATAGTTTTTGTTTCGGTTATGTTTGGACCCCTATAAGagaatgcatagttgatttgaaccTATCACTTCTCCATTCGGATATCTTTTTTGTACAAACAACGTCATTTTccaaatggcctaccaattgacctcatgtactacacaaatgtatgcaaaaatactcctaccaattgacctcatgtactgcacaaatgtatgcaaaaatacTCTTTTTTTTCCTAATTGATATTCCACACCTATTCGACCTACCTATTGcataccaaagtgcaattgctagttattatTTTGCTAATTGTTTTAAAgacaaaaattttattttatttttataagattttttGTGCATGTCATCTTTATCTTGATTTTTTAAGAAAAAGaacaaataaataaagattaatttctttgctttaattttatttttgaaaattgatTTTACGTAGATTTTTATTAATACAAATATACTAGTTTATAATTTACTAACAAAATGAAAAAtcaaactgttggtgtaaataattattcatcttggatattattacaccttacttaagtttacttaggaaatgaatttcatagtagtttaggtatgagacacttgggtgtttgtgctacattgggatattgtgtgtagaagaatttccaccttttatggtgtgatcttgttgttacactccacattcagtgggtgatccacctcatgtggaatattatattgtttctcctacctacctgttggtgtaaataattattcatcatggatattattacacttacttaagtttacttaggaaatgcattttcataatagtttgggtatgagacacttgggtgtttgtgtcgcattgggatagtgtgtgtaggagaaattccaccttttatggtgttgatcttgttgttacactccacttttgttgttacactccacttttgttgttacactccacatttagtgggtgatccacctcatgtggactattatattatttctcctacctacccacacctatttcctacctacccttgtttcttattgagccacatgtcatgtttgtgtgctcacatatccctagccttgcctatataagcaagctcatctacattgtatgtaatttgatattgatcattttctattgatgagaatacagtttattcttgtcctatattgtgtctctattttgtacatttcattgagctcttgatcttggcaaaatctcacatggtatcagagctattggggcttcattgattcatcttgaagagacattattgcgacgtcaagaggcagatctgaggagcagcatcttttggaggcgtcctagaccaaattcgaccctgccattgcgtccagaaggccgtttccatgaattttggttataaagtcggcctattttggtgagaaattttttttcgccaatttagctataatcgtacggatttcgaaattttttatatatttttcaaaaaaaaaaaaattttaattttctaaaaatttaattttctgaaaaatttttcgaaaaaaaaatcagaaatcaaaaaaatcaaaaaaatttcgaaaaaaaaaaaacaaaaaaaaacaaaacaaaaaaaaagtgtttttggggggtccgcagacccccccgtacctgcGTGTTGCAGGTTGCAGGTGCACCTGACCGCTCTGCACGCCGCTGACACCGCCACCACGTCCTGTCCTCGCCGCACGCCGCCGACGCCACCGCCATCCGCAGGCGAAACAGATCTCCCCAGCAGCAGCACTGCCCGGCGCCACCACCGGCGACGTCCTCCCGGCTCCGCTCGCTCGCCCGCCACCGCGCCGGCTCCTCCCGACACTGCCCACTGGCCTCCGTGCCACGTTAACCCGACCCTACGTGTCCTCTGTCAGCAGCACACCCGACGAACCtgcgtccgccacgtggcaggtaGCCACTGGCCCATGGGTACAACCCATACACGCAGACAGCCGAGTCATCTGCCACGTCATCTGCCACGCAGAGCTGATGCACACTgcccagtcagcaaatccgtacggtacgACCTGCATAGTCATCTGCCACATCATCAGTCCGTACAGTACTGACGCCCAGTCAATAGagaggtgaagtttttgcgacggtcatacgatcgtcaaatttaacacagtgacttgctgacatcagcaccacgtcatcatttttcaaaaattttgcaggcccctctcatttgcattttttattttgcagttcaacttcaaatggccataacttgctcatttttgctcctttttgggtgcaattttttttgaaatgggctataatttcgtgctctccgcagtggtgaagaatttttttgattttgatgcacttatTTTTccgaaaatgcagtttttggtgactgtacctgagtaatcccagtttttgcaacttcagaggcttcgtttggggtcatatgacctccttttcaggtgccttttttttgaaagtgcatatttttttgtctactatGACATGATGCTATCAgtttgatgccattgtaagtaaaaattgtactttcagattttggccatttttggctctcttggtacttgtatatttgcttgaatctcagttagattcattgcactattgattgaagtctcttgtatctcatttaagaagttgtaaaatttgcatcataagtccactttgccttgttttgcaagtggctcattataatcgcactaagtataaagtgccaaaatcatcactttggggggggggtactttgattgagtgaatttgggggggtgtctcttgtgcttttgtgctcttgtgttccttcctttttgctgctatgggttcttctaagtttcctctcttaactcctcataattatgctacttggaaaattgatgcatggagtaaacttatggaaaaaagactcactcattacattgatggaactattgttgctcccgctgatccgaaggttgatccagttggtcacttggattggctcactaaaaatatcatggcaattggtaccttaagaaagtatgtatcaaaggatctcatttttcatattgagaagtgtactctaatcaaggatgcttgacaaaagtttcaagacttgtatggtcaagttgatgagattaggggatatcaaattgatagtgatctcaccatgttaggtcccaagaactttgatactatacaagattatgtcactaaggcaaatgagttgagggcacaactcaaagactgtggcattgataagaaggatactcaattgatattcaacttgataggcaagcttccacaagaatatgcagcatttgtttctagtttccaaacccataggatgacaatgggttcaagctacacaatgcctacatttgatgctttcaatgaaatgttgatgatggaacaaactaagttgataagcatgggcattcttaaggcttctaagtctcaagcattagtggcaaatcaagggaacaaaggaaatcaaggaaaggacaactcaaacaagaagaaatggcaatcaaagcctgaagaaaaagcaccatcttctccacaacaaggagattcatccttttccaagagagataattcaccaaagagggagagacctacttttgcttattgtaaaaagattggtcatgaggagcatcattgccattctaagaagattgatgagcttacacatatcatcaaaaaggataacattgatttgcctaaagtctacaagaaggatgattcatcaacttccacttcctcatattcaaaaggaaaagggcaagcattcatggcttctacaagtgggaagactcactcttttggaacaagaaaaggaaaagctctatgtgctactattagtcataatttagagagatggcttctagattcaggggcttctcatcatatgacatcttcacagtctatgttctctacatttgagccttgcaccatgccacagattttgatgggcaatcatacatacatggatgtgattgggaaaggatctattgacattggggataactccttcaatgatgtgttatgtgtaccccacttgacaaacaatctcctttccatctatcaaatcacacatgccgcaactaagagagttgtggagttcacacctgactcagttttcattagagacatggagactagagctatcattgcgattggggtggttgatcatgcatctcggttatactccttttcagattttgttgatgatgatgatttcacatttgatgattctatacatgatgatcacacttcttgtgatggttcagattttgaggagaactttggacacttgaacatggggattctcacatgtgaccccattcttgagccttgtacttcatctcctcctattgatatcacatcacctattgcacttgatgatacagatagtgcgacagttttgccttcatgtgattcagtgtagtaggatattcattgtcttccagcttcagattcatgggatgattacttgacagatattgcaggtttgtttatggaatcctacattgtagatttgggagacatcattgatgacattcatcttctctttgatgaaggtgatccttcttcgattgttgcgagggcacactctgaccctcttgttcattctctacatgatcattctttcaaggttgacatgattgtggatacttatgtacaacagttggaggaggtctctttatgttttgaggagacatgtgagtctttgggacatgttctacatccatctccactagatcttggagtgcctttttcagcagtgtggcactgtttaccacctttggaaggggtatctttcaacatcgacatgtggacacttgagcagttttcagagattccattcatcacgagttttcttcatacattttcccttcatgattggggagacttcatggatacacctttggttttgtttcttcctaaggggaggaatgttgttcaacattcgtggagcagtttcttcatacattgagcttctatcattggtgcagattccacattgagggggggcttcctagcttctcttcttctctcatatgggggggactttttcctcacatggggttttgtccttcacattcttctatgagagttctcttgtatgttttcatctctcttttgggggagggttttttcccattgggtttttctctctttccccactttgtgagagatttccttgcattggtttttatGCATTTGCatctgtacatgggtacctaacatggcctcgtagccgggacccatcttgcatttcttagttgtattgtagactttactgcattcccctaagttgcacttaagggggggtgttggtgtaaataattattcatcttggatattattacaccttacttaagtttacttaggaaatgcatttcatagtagtttaggtatgagacacttgggtgtttgtgctacattgggatagtgtgtgtggagaatttccaccttttatggtgtgatcttgttgttacactccacattcagtgggtgatccacctcatgtggaatattatattgtttttcctacctacccacacctatttcctacctacccttatttcttattgagctacatgtcatgtttgtgtgctcacatatccatatagccttgcctatataagcaagctcatattcattgtatgtatcgattgatgatccagttgatcaatattttcatcttgatagaatacagtttatttctatcatatattttgtctctcttatttgtgctttccattgcctcttgatcttggcaaaatctcacacacatTAAAAAACATAACTTTtcaataatatttaaaattttattaaaaaataatttggaGGGATAAATTAAACGTTCTCACGACATAACCAAATGCTTGGTTAGAGGATGTCCACTCCTCCACCATCCATGTGAaacaatgaaatgaaattaatttagTGCAATTGAATTCAAATTGATTTTAAAATCAATCTACATGGAAGTGTTTGACATGGCGGGCCTCCTTTACCATCCTGATCTATATATTTCTCAATTCCATTCTTTTCTATTCAATTGCCCTTTGTGTTTGCCTGCCCTATTAATTTGGTCTACCATGgctgttcttttgttgatagttttAATGTTTTCCATATTTTTAATCTCGGCTCTTCCCCATTTTCTCAATAATTTCtctcatcatcatcaccaacaaGAAGAATTGGTGTTGCGGTTCAAAGATGCCGTTTCTAGAAATGACACTTCTCTGCCTGACTGGATTCCTCTTCACCCCTTCTACAACTGGTCTGGTGTTACTTGTCATTCCAATTTTCACTCTATCCGTGCCATCAATTTGACCCAAATGGGTTTAGACGACACCATCTCTCTTGTGCTCGGGAAGAATCTATCTTTTCTTCGATCCATAGATCTCTCCCTAAATAACCTCACTGGTACCATTCCACCCCAACTCGGCCAACTCCAAAATCTACGGATACTCCTGTTGTATGACCGACAACCAATTACAAGGGACCATTCCGCCCGCTCTCTCCGCTTGCCACACTTTGTATTATCTGGGACTCTCCTATAACCAACTGAATGGCAGCATTCTGCCTGAGCTGAGACTTGTCACTAGTTTGAAGTACCTCTACTTGGGTGTCAACATTCTCACGGGTACCATTCCGTCCTCTTTCAATAATCTATCTGCCTTACTTGAATTGGATTTGGGCGAAAATGAGCTCTATGGGACCTTTCCCAGCTCTTTAACAAAtctctcaaaattgaatgaattgATTTTACATAGCACCTGGCTAAGTGGACATATTCCATGGAAAATTGGTACCAAGCTCTCCAATTTGCAATACCTTAGTTTATGGGGGCATCGGCTTAGTGGAAACATACCAAACTCCCTTGGAAATTGTTCCAATCTCGAAGTACTACTTTTAAATactaaatgtagtcacataaatctgtccacttaattaaataaatatttaatatttatttgattatttaaccatcaattaataattaattaattcatcttaaccctcttctcctattaattaaataaattattcaatttatttgatttaattcacttaaccaaattcagaccattaaattaaataaataaatcatatttatttaattaaatattctctcacatttaaataaattaatatttatttaaatctcccaaaatcccacctctcacatttaaataaattaacatttatttaaatcacctttatcctctacccacttgcattttcctacaaaagcaagttgcacaattattttaaataaataatttatttaaatcacctttatcctccacccacttgtattttcctacaaaagcaagttgcacaactattttaaataaattatttatttaaaatcctatttatcctcacccacttgaaacctttaatggtttcccttaaagtattcaaacttgatggctttaaagtcttcaaacttgatggcttccttctatagtcttcttaagactttaatggttttctttaaagtcttcaagcctttaatggttcccctcaaagtcttcaagcattttaatgctttatcttccttttttctcatttaaataaattaatatttatttgaatatttatccaaatacaacttgcacacatttattgaaataaatgaatttttattttaataaaatcctattttccctcacccaccaaatccacttgcatgcctaaaccccttctagaattttctaatcacttctaaataacctaaccccttctctaaactttgtcacattcctaagcaaaagggaagtcacttctcaaaccctcaaagtcttggataacctttgaaagcttccaaccttcaaccactaaatggctcaaagtctttgataaccattgaaggctttcaaccttcaaccacttaatccccaaagtctccaataaccattaatggttacctcaaaccctcccacatggttaaaacatttgttttgactcaacctctacccaacccaagggtctcatcaagcctttaatgctttgaccatgattatctcttaatcatttgcacaaaggtttatccttgcattaactcctaatccaatgggtaatcttaatttagacttgacccttacgttctagataaccatgaggtcttctcaggcctttaatgcctccaacctcttctctcaacccaatcctatgttgacacttgtcaccattttattggtgccaattgtgcacatggatccccaactttcaaacttggcccttgattaaaccactcaatcttaacccttcatttctccatttcttctataaatagaacccttctcctcaagcaagaagaagcattttagagtattgttgtgatactggcattagcatagagctttttcatagcatcactatctacttttgcatagtatttgcttatcatattcaaccatcttgaatctccatatggcatccatggctagtgctaaaagctgagagctacactcatttgggacttggagaggagagaaacaagggagaagcatcaaaaggcatcatggaagcatcttagggaggctcttctcctttcttttattttgttaaacttctttcgtgctttttgaaatctctcttgatatgtttggaatggtttttagttctttgttttgtttttatggttgaaactaacttattaacattgaactttgttgttgccttgtccccatttccatgacatcactaaCCAACTCAGTGGAGCGGTTCCAGTGGAGCTGGGTAAGTTGTGTTGGCATGTGATGCATGAGCCTCACCACCACACCACCATGCACCTAGCCACACTATCATGCATCAAAATACTTAGCCTTCGTtgaagacaatatttagttatatttttagtgagttaatttaagatttaatcTGCATATATATTTTTAGTGAGTTAATttaggatttgatttatttttagatCTGCAATTACAAAATCAGGTGCATGCAATGCATGTTGATTATGAATGGTTCTAGAGGCAACATCCTCTATAAAAGACTGTTAATTGTAATGGTTGATACATTGTCTACAAGACGTAATCATTTTTCCTTAAATTTCAATAAAGGTTTCCTGTTTGTTACTTCTTTGCACGTGTTTCAAGATTCCACAAATTGTATTAGTGCAGAAAGATTTGGGTGAATAGGTTTTCAAAAGATCAGAACACCGTAAGATCTCAGGCAAGTTGTTAGAGGAGGTTGCAGTCATAGGAAAAGAGTGCAGAATTCGTAAGTCAACATCTAGGTCTAACACACAGCCAGTGCATGGAAGTTTGAAGCCCTAGGAGATCTCGTAGTCGGCAAGGGTGCTGAGATTGCAAGTAAATAATGTCTGAAGCTACCGAGCAAAGGAAAAGATCGCAGATAAGAAGGAAATAACTGATGATTACCACGGTTTTTTTTTTCGTCTGAGAATGAACAACCATTAAAAGGAGGTCATAGTGCAATCCAAAGGAGATCGCTGCTTTTGTTTGTTTGCTGGCTTAGTTTTGTAGACTGTGAAATTGAAAGAGATTGGACCAGTTTTGTAAGTCGcagaagattgttgattgtcaaGACAGATTGTGAGAAGAAGTTTGTGAGGTCTAAGGGATATTGTGAAGTAGGTAATTTATTTGTGTgaagaaattatttatttaaatgggaaagACAGGGAAAAAGGCGAAAAAAGAAAATGCAACTTTAATGGGTGAGAAAGATCTATTGAAAGAAGAATTGAAAATAACAAAGAAGTGTAATTCAGAATTGATTGAAACTATAAAGCAATTgagaaaaaatatttatgaaagCTCATGTGATAATGATATTCttcaaaaagaatttgaaaaagttaaagaggaaaatggagaattaaaagaaaagttaaagttgtttgatgaagtcaagAAGGAGAGTGAAAATTTGGAGAAGAAGTTGAAATTGTTGGAAAAAGAAAATGAGCTTTTGAAATCAAAGCCATTAGTTTGTGATATATCATGTGGCACAAAAGattttctttgttcccttgatcaATCAGTTGATATGAATGTTGTACCAAAAGTTTCTTCAAATGAATATGGTGAAGTTGAAGGTAAGGATATTTGTGAATCTCCAAATTTTGTAGGTGCATGTTGTGATGTCAAAAACAAAGGTTGTTTTGAAAATAATATTGGTTGAAAGATGATGgagaaaatgggttataaaggaaAAGGACTTGGAAAACATGGGCAAGGAATTCAAGAGCCCATTCAACTAGTTATGAGGCCCAAAAATGAAGGCCTTGGATatggtaagaaaaagagatttgATGTTGCTAGTGTTACAAGCTCATCCAAATCACCTGAAATAATTCAGTGTTCACATTGTCATAGAGAAGGGCATAAAACAGAGAAGTGTTGGGATGTTCACCCTTGTTCAATTTGTGGGTTGAAGAATCATTGTGAAAAGTCATGCTGGAATAGAGAGATGAATGAACAATCTAAGAAAGGTTGTATGCAGATTGATTATGGTTGGATCGATAGATCCTCTTGACAAACGTTAACAAATATGTTTAGAAGGTTGTATAAGCCTAAATGTTCACATGTGAACATAAGAAGTGATTGGACATAGTTTGGATGTTCGAGTCAAGTAGCAGATGATTGCTTGCTATGATTGATGTTGCATAGCGAGTTGCAAGGGTTTGGACTTTGCCACATCGAGTTATCTTGTAAAGTCACATCGAGATGCAAAGATCCAATTTGTCAAAGCTTCGAGATTATTTTTAGATCTGCGAGTTACAAAATCCAGTGCATGCAATGCATGTTGATTATGAATGGTTCTAGAGGCAGCATCCTCTATAAAAGACTGTTAATTGTAATGGTTGATACATTTTTGTGGTTGCAATTTACTTCTTTGCATGTGTTTCAAGATTCCACAAGTTGAAACTTCTTACCTATCTTGTCCTCCACAACAATCAACTTGTTAGTGGCAGCAGTAACACATTGGACTTTCTCACTGCTCTCACAAATTGCTCCCACTTGCAAGTAATAGAAATGGCAAACAATACTTTCACTGGTGTATTGCCCCCATCCATAGGCCAGCTGTCTTCCGATCTCTATCACTTGAGTTCACCATCCAACATGATAAGCAGAAGCATACCACAACAGATTGTCAATCTTACAAAGTTAACTTTCTTATATCTAGGCAATAATCTTTTCAGCAGCAATATTCCATCTGGAATTAAAAGATTCTGTAAGTTAGAAATATTCTGTTTGGATGGGAACAAATTAGAAGGAAGCATTCCAAGTGAGATAGGTCAAATGCAACATCTGGGACTCTTAGATCTCAGTCACAATCAGTTATCTGGAAAAATACCCAACTCTCTTTGTAGCTCCCAGCAGCTAAGACGTCTTTTTCTTCACCACAACAAGTTATCAGGGGAGATCCCTTTTAGGTTGGAGGGATGTCATAAGTTAGAGCTCCTTGACTTATCTCACAATAAACTAAGGGGAAGGATACCTGGTGAAGTCATTGACACCCTTCAAAACCTGCAATTCTACCTCAATCTTTCATGGAATTCTCTGCAAGCGTTGTTGCCACAGGAATTGAGTAAAATTGCAATGGCTCAAGCCATAGATATATCTGGAAATCGACTAAATGGGGTCATTCCAATTTCTCTAGGAGACTGCACAGCATTAGATAATCTAAATCTGTCCCACAATGCCTTTGAAGGTCCAATATCAAATTCACTTTCCAAATTAAAAAATCTCCAAGAAATGGATCTTTCTTTCAATAATTTGTCAGGGCAGATTCCAGAAGCAGGGTTGTTTCCAAATAGAACTGTTGTAACATTGATTTTCGGGAACCCTGGCCTATGTGGCCCAAATAATTATTCGTTGCCTCATGCCCAAATCAGATCCACAAAAAACATTCCCTGCTCAAAATAAAATTCTTATCAGTTGTTGGAACCATTGTATTTTTATCATGCTTCTTCATTCTAGTAATGCTATGGAGGCATAAATTTTCAAGCCAGCTAGTCCCTCCCTCAAGCGTTATTTTTTAAAGGCTTGGCTATCCAAAATTTTCTTATCAAGATCTTGTCATTGCAACAGCTGGATTTGATGAGTCAAACTTGCTTGGAGTGGGTAACTTTGGATCTGTCTACAAAGGCGTCTTGAGGGATGGTCAGATAATT contains:
- the LOC131028021 gene encoding putative leucine-rich repeat receptor-like serine/threonine-protein kinase At2g24130, with the protein product MANNTFTGVLPPSIGQLSSDLYHLSSPSNMISRSIPQQIVNLTKLTFLYLGNNLFSSNIPSGIKRFCKLEIFCLDGNKLEGSIPSEIGQMQHLGLLDLSHNQLSGKIPNSLCSSQQLRRLFLHHNKLSGEIPFRLEGCHKLELLDLSHNKLRGRIPGEVIDTLQNLQFYLNLSWNSLQALLPQELSKIAMAQAIDISGNRLNGVIPISLGDCTALDNLNLSHNAFEGPISNSLSKLKNLQEMDLSFNNLSGQIPEAGLFPNRTVVTLIFGNPGLYLVIATAGFDESNLLGVGNFGSVYKGVLRDGQIIAIKTLNFQNEEALKIFKRVQFVREDSAPCSPWHGILNHDCPLQIVHCDLKPSNVLLDANMTALVTDFEYGLGGNVSTKGDVYSYGILILEMVKRKRQSDEMFVADMNLQKWARLAFPDRLAEVVDSELFKDVN